Proteins encoded together in one Olsenella timonensis window:
- a CDS encoding heavy-metal-associated domain-containing protein has product MVNVVIFLVVVAVVIVAAGRYVRTLRRGGCGCGCSGGGDAHVARPSVADTNEAHYPHAVDLKVEGMHCERCLAAVETALDSIGGVWARASLPDEVRVLSKDPVDRGALVRAVEAAGYRVAG; this is encoded by the coding sequence ATGGTCAACGTGGTCATCTTTCTCGTGGTGGTGGCAGTGGTGATCGTCGCGGCGGGCCGCTACGTGCGCACGCTGCGTCGCGGTGGCTGCGGGTGCGGCTGCTCGGGCGGGGGAGACGCGCACGTCGCACGCCCCTCGGTGGCTGACACCAACGAGGCGCACTACCCCCACGCCGTGGACCTGAAGGTGGAGGGCATGCACTGCGAGCGTTGCCTTGCGGCCGTGGAGACCGCGCTCGACTCGATCGGCGGGGTGTGGGCCCGCGCCAGTCTGCCCGACGAGGTGCGCGTCCTCTCCAAGGACCCGGTCGACCGGGGCGCGCTCGTGCGTGCCGTGGAGGCGGCGGGCTACCGCGTGGCGGGGTAG
- a CDS encoding ZIP family metal transporter: MAENLPQALAWAALGCGFTWLMTTAGSAVVFFFRSERRLMHHIFLGFAAGVMVAASVWSLLNPAIEQAEGLGVPGWVPAAGGFLLGVAFLMALDTFLPHLHADADEAEGVPSGWKRTTLLVSAVTLHNIPEGMSVGLLFAMAAQTADAAGEAYLGMAVALAVGIGLQNFPEGAAISLPLAREGMSRRRAFAMGSLSGIVEPVFGVLVVLASGWIAPYMPWLLAFAAGAMIYVVVEELIPEAHLGEHSNVGTLGFIAGFVVMMILDVALG, translated from the coding sequence ATGGCAGAAAACCTACCTCAGGCCCTCGCGTGGGCAGCGCTCGGCTGCGGATTCACCTGGCTCATGACGACGGCGGGCTCTGCCGTCGTGTTCTTCTTCCGCTCCGAGCGCAGGCTCATGCACCATATCTTCCTCGGCTTCGCCGCGGGCGTCATGGTGGCGGCAAGCGTGTGGTCGCTGCTGAACCCCGCGATTGAGCAGGCCGAGGGCCTGGGGGTCCCGGGGTGGGTGCCTGCCGCGGGCGGCTTTCTCCTGGGCGTGGCGTTCCTGATGGCGCTCGACACGTTCCTGCCCCACCTCCATGCCGACGCCGACGAGGCAGAGGGCGTGCCCTCCGGCTGGAAGCGCACCACGCTGCTCGTCTCGGCGGTGACGCTGCACAACATCCCCGAGGGAATGTCCGTCGGCCTGCTCTTTGCCATGGCGGCGCAGACCGCCGATGCGGCGGGGGAGGCCTACCTCGGGATGGCGGTCGCGCTCGCCGTTGGCATCGGCCTCCAGAACTTCCCCGAGGGTGCGGCCATCTCGCTGCCGCTCGCGCGCGAGGGCATGAGCCGCCGGAGAGCCTTTGCCATGGGGAGCCTCTCCGGCATCGTGGAGCCGGTCTTTGGCGTGCTCGTGGTGCTTGCGAGCGGTTGGATAGCGCCGTACATGCCGTGGCTGCTCGCGTTCGCGGCGGGCGCGATGATCTACGTGGTGGTGGAGGAGCTCATCCCGGAGGCCCATCTCGGCGAGCACTCCAACGTGGGCACCCTCGGCTTCATCGCGGGGTTCGTGGTGATGATGATCCTTGATGTCGCGCTGGGATAG
- the gpmA gene encoding 2,3-diphosphoglycerate-dependent phosphoglycerate mutase, which translates to MSDDQTMQLVIVRHGESEWNKLNLFTGWTDVDLTDTGREEAHAGGKALKEAGFDFDVCYTSLLKRAIHTLNCVLDELDRNWLPVHKAWQLNERHYGALQGLNKADAAAEHGEEQVKIWRRSFDVQPPALEPGDERDPHVQEMFREVPKEDLPYTECLKDTIARAWPYFEQEIKPQMEAGKRVLIAAHGNSLRALVMQFEKLTPEQILEVNIPTGVPCAYTFDKDWNVVDKHYIGDPATIEAKINAVANQGKAKK; encoded by the coding sequence ATGTCCGACGACCAGACCATGCAGCTCGTCATCGTCCGTCACGGCGAGTCCGAGTGGAACAAGCTCAACCTCTTCACCGGCTGGACCGACGTCGACCTCACCGACACCGGCCGCGAGGAGGCCCACGCCGGCGGCAAGGCCCTCAAGGAGGCCGGCTTTGACTTCGACGTCTGCTACACCTCGCTGCTCAAGCGCGCCATCCACACGCTCAACTGCGTGCTGGACGAGCTCGACCGCAACTGGCTGCCCGTCCACAAGGCCTGGCAGCTCAACGAGCGCCACTACGGCGCCCTCCAGGGCCTGAACAAGGCTGACGCCGCAGCCGAGCACGGCGAGGAGCAGGTCAAGATCTGGCGTCGCTCCTTTGACGTCCAGCCGCCCGCCCTCGAGCCCGGCGACGAGCGCGACCCGCACGTCCAGGAGATGTTCCGCGAGGTGCCCAAGGAGGACCTCCCCTACACCGAGTGCCTCAAGGACACGATCGCCCGCGCCTGGCCGTACTTCGAGCAGGAGATCAAGCCGCAGATGGAGGCTGGCAAGCGCGTGCTGATCGCCGCCCACGGCAACAGCCTGCGCGCCCTAGTCATGCAGTTCGAGAAGCTGACCCCCGAGCAGATCCTCGAGGTCAACATCCCGACCGGCGTGCCGTGCGCCTACACCTTCGACAAGGACTGGAACGTCGTCGACAAGCACTACATCGGCGACCCCGCCACCATCGAGGCCAAGATCAACGCAGTCGCCAACCAGGGCAAGGCCAAGAAGTAG
- a CDS encoding FeoB-associated Cys-rich membrane protein codes for MGPIDYLILGVVAVLVVLAVRAVISSRDDGCAGCGSKAGCHAHATGAPCPAARDMLKNVEERLGA; via the coding sequence ATGGGTCCGATCGATTATCTCATCCTGGGCGTCGTCGCCGTGTTGGTCGTGCTGGCCGTGCGCGCCGTCATCAGTTCCCGCGACGACGGTTGCGCGGGCTGCGGGAGCAAGGCGGGCTGTCACGCGCATGCGACGGGCGCTCCCTGCCCGGCCGCGCGCGACATGCTCAAGAACGTGGAGGAGCGGCTCGGCGCATGA